A stretch of the Aphis gossypii isolate Hap1 chromosome 2, ASM2018417v2, whole genome shotgun sequence genome encodes the following:
- the LOC114125947 gene encoding phosphoribosyl pyrophosphate synthase-associated protein 2: MDIATSTDIMIISGNSHLELANLVARRLGVKPARCAVSYTTNRETSVQISDSVRGKDIYIIQTGSKDVNNNIMELLIMAYACKTSSAKSIVGVIPYLPYSKQCKMRKRGSIVSKLLAKMLCSSGLTHVITMDLHQKEIQGFFECPVDNLRASPFLLQYIQECIPDYRNAVIVARNPGSAKKATSYAERLRLGIAVIHGEQKESDSDMVDGRNSPPPSTSRSRTMDVGVGVPQHPAKEKPPINVVGDVGGRIAIMVDDMVDDVASFVAAAEVLKERGAYKIYVLATHGLLSSDSPRLIESSPIDEVVVTNTIPHEIQKMQCHKIKTVDISILLSEAIRRIHNKESMSYLFKNVTLED, from the exons ATGGATATAGCTACATCGACGGACATCATGATCATTAGCGGAAATTCGCACCTCGAATTAGCCAATTTGGTCGCtcg ACGATTAGGTGTTAAACCGGCCCGGTGTGCTGTTTCTTATACCACTAACCGAGAAACATCTGTCCAAATAAGTGATTCCGTACGTGGAAAAGACATATACATCATTCAAACTGGCTcaaa agatgtaaataataatataatggaacTTTTGATCATGGCATATGCATGCAAAACTTCTTCTGCCAAAAGCATTGTTGGAGTTATTCCTTATCTACCTTACAgtaaacaat GTAAAATGCGTAAACGTGGTTCTATTGTATCCAAACTTTTGGCCAAGATGTTGTGTTCGTCAGGCTTAACTCATGTGATTACAATGGATCTTCACCAAAAAGAAATTCAAGGTTTTTTTGAATGTCCAGTTGACAATTTGAGAGCTTCGCCATTCCTTTTACAGTATATTCAAGAATGT atCCCTGATTATCGTAATGCAGTTATTGTTGCAAGAAATCCTGGATCAGCTAAAAAAGCTACATCATATGCTGAACGTTTACGTTTAGGAATTGCTGTTATTCATGGAGAACAGAAAGAATCCGATTCTGATATGGTTGATGGAAGAAATTCTCCACCGCCATCAACATCTCGTTCAAGAACAATGGATGTGGGAGTAGGAGTACCACAACATCCAGCCAAAGAAAAACCTCCCATTAATGTAGTGGGAGATGTTGGTGGTCGTATCGCTATTATGGTG gatGATATGGTAGATGATGTTGCTTCATTTGTAGCTGCTGCTGAAGTATTGAAGGAACGTGGtgcttataaaatttatgtctTGGCTACTCATGGTCTTTTATCATCTGATTCTCCAAGACTTATTGAATCTTCGCCAATTGatgaa gtggTTGTGACAAATACAATTCCTCATGAAATCCAAAAAATGCAATGTCACAAAATCAAAACTGTAGACATAAGTATTTTACTATCAGAGGCTATTCGCAGAATTCATAATAAAGAATCCATGTCATATCTATTCAAAAATGTCACATTAGaagactaa
- the LOC114125946 gene encoding synaptogyrin, whose translation MDPGPQAYGAGKVGGQFNVQNFVRKPHVFVRLLSLLFGLIVYFCASSGSWTTDTKTNEEICMFKLKSFGCHIGGVVGFTSVIGAAVFVGGEYYFENVPSVKSRKHYVLIDLGFSSLWSFWNFLLFIYLSNSWSDTPDFPDSISTANPTTAIYFALFAIFSWGTSAYFSYQRYQMGVDPAFVSSFEADQFGAYEETQNNSSNESPFNKQMSGEYQTQAY comes from the exons ATGGATCCTGGTCCGCAAGCCTACGGGGCCGGCAAAGTCGGCGGCCAATTCAACGTTCAAAACTTTGTCCGCAAACCTCACGTGTTCGTCAGACTTTTGTCGTTG ttatttggtTTGATCGTGTATTTTTGTGCATCATCTGGCTCATGGACTACAGATACAAAAACTAACGAGGAAATATGCATGTTCAAGCTTAAGAGTTTTGGATGTCACATTGGAGGTGTAGTAGGTTTTACGTCGGTGATCGGAGCAGCAGTATTCGTCGGtggtgaatattattttgaaaacgtgCCGTCGGTAAAAAGCCGTAAACATTATGTGCTCATCGACCTTGGATTCTCAA gtCTATGGtcgttttggaattttttacttttcatttatttatctaactCATGGAGTGATACACCTGATTTTCCTGATTCAATTAGCACTGCCAATCCAACCACTGCcatttattttgcattatttgctattttttCATGG GGTACTTCtgcatatttttcatatcaaaGATATCAAATGGGCGTAGATCCAGCATTTGTATCATCTTTTGAAGCCGATCAGTTTGGAGCATACGAAGAAACGCAAAATAACAGTTCCAACGAATCTCCATTTAATAAACAGATGTCGG gtgaATATCAAACTCAAGCTTACTAA